The following are from one region of the Vitis riparia cultivar Riparia Gloire de Montpellier isolate 1030 chromosome 9, EGFV_Vit.rip_1.0, whole genome shotgun sequence genome:
- the LOC117921722 gene encoding uncharacterized protein LOC117921722, which translates to MKGDLGNPLHLTSLNHISLVCKSVPESIDFYQNTLGFVPIRRPGSFDFDGAWLFSYGLGIHLLQSEDPENMPKKTEINPKDNHISFQCESIDAVEKNLKEMEIHYVRKKVTEGGFEVDQLFFHDPDGFMIEICNCDNIPIVPLDICSCSRVNLQMMQPQQIKVVRP; encoded by the exons ATGAAGGGAGATCTGGGAAATCCTTTGCATCTTACTTCATTGAATCACATCTCACTTGTGTGCAAATCAGTTCCCGAGTCCATTGATTTCTATCAGAATACTCTCGGATTCGTGCCTATCAGGAGGCCTGGATCGTTCGATTTTGATGGAGCCTG GTTATTCAGCTATGGATTGGGAATACATCTTCTGCAGTCAGAAGATCCAGAAAACATGCCTAAGAAAACGGAAATCAATCCCAAGGATAATCATATTTCTTTTCAG TGTGAGAGCATAGATGCGGTGGAGAAGAATCTCAAGGAAATGGAAATTCATTACGTGAGGAAAAAGGTGACCGAAGGCGGATTCGAAGTTGATCAGCTCTTCTTCCACGACCCAGATGGTTTCATGATTGAGATATGCAACTGTGACAACATTCCGATCGTCCCTCTGGACATCTGTTCATGCTCTCGGGTGAATCTCCAGATGATGCAGCCGCAACAGATCAAAGTGGTGCGGCCATGA
- the LOC117922590 gene encoding uncharacterized protein LOC117922590, translating to MKEIVGNPLHLTSLNHISLVCSSVEESINFYQNVLGFMPIRRPDTFDFNGAWLFSYGIGIHLLQSSDPEKMSKKKEINPKDNHISFQCESMSAVEKKLKEMGMEYTRQKVVEGGIEVDQLFFHDPDGFMIEICNCDNLPVIPLSGQMVRTCSRLNLQMKQQQPMPVVKL from the exons atgaaggaaattgtGGGAAATCCTCTGCATCTTACTTCCTTGAATCACATTTCGCTTGTATGTAGTTCAGTTGAGGAGTCCATCAATTTCTACCAGAATGTTCTTGGGTTCATGCCGATCAGGAGGCCTGACACCTTCGATTTTAATGGAGCATG GCTATTCAGCTATGGAATAGGAATACACCTGCTGCAGTCATCTGACCCAGAAAAAATGTCTAAGAAAAAGGAGATTAATCCCAAGGACAATCACATTTCTTTTCAG TGTGAGAGCATGAGTGCAGTGGAGAAGAAGCTGAAGGAAATGGGAATGGAGTACACGCGGCAGAAGGTGGTGGAAGGAGGAATCGAGGTAGATCAGCTGTTCTTCCACGACCCAGATGGCTTCATGATCGAGATCTGCAACTGCGACAACCTCCCTGTCATCCCACTCTCTGGTCAGATGGTCCGAACCTGCTCCAGACTCAATCTCCAGATGAAGCAGCAGCAGCCCATGCCGGTGGTGAAGCTCTAA